A genomic segment from Sander vitreus isolate 19-12246 chromosome 3, sanVit1, whole genome shotgun sequence encodes:
- the picalmb gene encoding phosphatidylinositol binding clathrin assembly protein b isoform X8: MSGQSITDRITAAQHSVTGSAVSKTVCKATTHEVMGPKKKHLDYLIHCTNEMNVNIPQLADSLFERTTNTSWVVVFKSLITTHHLMVYGNERFVQYLASRNTLFNLSNFLDKSGLQGYDMSTFIRRYSRYLNEKAVSYRQVAFDFTKVKRGVDGVMRTMNTEKLLKTIPIIQNQMDALLDFNVNANELTNGVINAAFMLLFKDSIRLFAAYNEGIINLLEKYFDMKKTQCKEGLDIYKKFLTRMTRISEFLKVAEQVGIDRGDIPDLSQAPSSLLEALEQHLASLEGKKVKDSTAASRASTLSNAVSSLASTGMSFTKVDEREKQAALEEEQARLKALKEQRLKELSKRPSFATTDTSPISTTGGTISTAPAIDLFSTPSCSNGAVKMESDLFDLQSGFQPSMQSGSTGLPVATAWADPFTSAEAGDESMPNLNPFLSKLVVDATHLPVVSSDGVSFSSRTPGHEVFGDRYNPFIDTNSSVSTNYKRTVRIEHSISDSFCGPVSIAQHLPHQAPFPTEPSTVAGLFRGYSTPQAPPQQSAGGLQVDFESVFGTKATGSNILNSDDISGGILKPTLAGSNQASGLLPDKLVSDDLDSSLANLVGNLGIGNGMMKNDMHWSQPGEKRMTGGTNWQPKAAPSTTWNPVSMPSSVMAFPATTPTSMMGYGMPPQMGSMGMMNPPTMMYSQPVMRPPNPFGSVSSAQVGAQPSDHATERMHNEPSAASSPSSQSPLRAPGQDPFAHLSLKDFL, from the exons ATCTGATCCACTGCACCAACGAGATGAACGTGAACATCCCCCAGCTGGCTGATTCGCTGTTCGAGAGGACCACCAACACCAGCTGGGTGGTTGTGTTTAAGTCACTTATCACCACACACCACCTCATGGTCTACGGCAACGAG CGTTTTGTCCAGTACTTGGCTTCCAGGAATACACTATTCAACCTCAGTAATTTTTTGGACAAAAGTGGGTTACAAG GTTATGACATGTCCACGTTTATCAGGAGGTATAGTCGATACCTGAACGAGAAAGCCGTTTCGTACAGACAGGTCGCCTTTGACTTCACAAAAGTTAAACGCGG AGTGGACGGCGTGATGAGGACAATGAACACAGAGAAGCTGCTCAAGACTATCCCCATTATTCAGAACCAGATGGATGCCCTCCTCGATTTCAAT GTCAATGCCAACGAGCTGACTAATGGAGTCATCAATGCAGCCTTCATGCTCCTCTTCAAAGACTCCATCAGGCTCTTCGCTGCTTATAACGAAGGCATTATCAACCTGCTTG AGAAATACTTTGACATGAAGAAGACTCAGTGTAAAGAAGGTTTGGACATTTACAAGAAGTTTCTCACCCGAATGACCCGGATATCAGAGTTCCTCAAAGTAGCAGAG CAGGTGGGCATCGATCGAGGAGACATCCCAGACCTTTCACAG GCTCCCAGTAGCCTTCTCGAAGCTCTGGAGCAGCACTTGGCGTCTTTGGAGGGCAAGAAGGTCAAAGACTCCACTGCAGCCAGCAG GGCGAGCACTCTATCAAATGCAGTGTCATCACTGGCCAGCACGGGGATGTCTTTCACTAAAGTGGATGAGCGGGAGAAGCAGGCAGCTCTTGAAGAGGAACAGGCTCGACTCAAAGCTCTGAAG GAACAGAGGCTCAAAGAGCTTTCCAAGAGGCCCTCCTTTGCCACCACTGATACGTCACCGATCTCCACCACCGGGGGCACTATCAGCACAGCGCCAGCCATCGACCTCTTCTCTACACCCAGCTGCTCTAATGG TGCAGTGAAGATGGAGAGTGACCTTTTTGATCTGCAGTCAGGGTTCCAGCCCTCAATGCAATCAGGCTCAACAGGGCTTCCGGTGGCAACAGCGTGGGCAG ATCCTTTCACCTCTGCTGAAGCTGGAGATGAATCCATGCCAAACCTTAACCCTTTCCTCTCAAAACTCGTTGTCGATGCCACTCACTTACCTGTCGTGTCTTCAGACGGTGTTAGCTTTTCCTCTAGGACACCCGGTCATGAAGTGTTTGGTG ATCGTTACAATCCCTTTATTGACACAAACTCATCCGTTTCAACCAATTACAAACGCACAGTGCGGATAGAACACTCCATCTCAG ACTCCTTCTGTGGTCCAGTGTCCATTGCCCAGCACCTCCCACACCAGGCTCCCTTCCCCACTGAGCCCTCTACTGTAGCAGGTCTATTCAGAG GATACTCGACGCCACAGGCTCCTCCGCAGCAGTCAGCAGGGGGACTCCAAGTGGACTTTGAGTCCGTTTTTGGAACCAAGGCCACAGGCAGCAACATCCTCAATTCTGATG ATATTTCTGGGGGCATCCTGAAACCGACTCTCGCCGGCTCCAACCAGGCGTCCGGTCTGCTGCCAGATAAGCTGGTGTCAGATGACCTCGACTCCTCCCTGGCCAACCTTGTCGGCA ACCTCGGCATCGGGAACGGCATGATGAAAAA TGACATGCACTGGAGCCAGCCAGGGGAGAAGAGGATGACCGGCGGAACCAACTGGCAGCCCAAAGCAGCACCGAGCACGACCTGGAACCCCGTTTCCATG CCATCATCAGTCATGGCCTTCCCTGCCACCACGCCCACAAGCATGATGGGATATGGCATG CCTCCACAAATGGGCTCTATGGGGATGATGAATCCACCCACCATGATGTACTCCCAGCCTGTGATGAGGCCACCCAACCCCTTTGGCTCTGTGTCGAGTGCTCAGGTGGGTGCACAGCCGTCTGACCACGCCACCGAGCGGATGCATAATGAA CCCTCCGCAGCCTCTAGTCCTTCCAGCCAGAGTCCTCTCCGAGCCCCTGGACAGGACCCGTTTGCACACCTCTCTCTCAAGGATTTCTTGTAG
- the picalmb gene encoding phosphatidylinositol binding clathrin assembly protein b isoform X1, translating to MSGQSITDRITAAQHSVTGSAVSKTVCKATTHEVMGPKKKHLDYLIHCTNEMNVNIPQLADSLFERTTNTSWVVVFKSLITTHHLMVYGNERFVQYLASRNTLFNLSNFLDKSGLQGYDMSTFIRRYSRYLNEKAVSYRQVAFDFTKVKRGVDGVMRTMNTEKLLKTIPIIQNQMDALLDFNVNANELTNGVINAAFMLLFKDSIRLFAAYNEGIINLLEKYFDMKKTQCKEGLDIYKKFLTRMTRISEFLKVAEQVGIDRGDIPDLSQAPSSLLEALEQHLASLEGKKVKDSTAASRASTLSNAVSSLASTGMSFTKVDEREKQAALEEEQARLKALKEQRLKELSKRPSFATTDTSPISTTGGTISTAPAIDLFSTPSCSNGAVKMESDLFDLQSGFQPSMQSGSTGLPVATAWADPFTSAEAGDESMPNLNPFLSKLVVDATHLPVVSSDGVSFSSRTPGHEVFGGYSTPQAPPQQSAGGLQVDFESVFGTKATGSNILNSDDISGGILKPTLAGSNQASGLLPDKLVSDDLDSSLANLVGNLGIGNGMMKNDMHWSQPGEKRMTGGTNWQPKAAPSTTWNPVSMPSSVMAFPATTPTSMMGYGMPPQMGSMGMMNPPTMMYSQPVMRPPNPFGSVSSAQVGAQPSDHATERMHNEPSAASSPSSQSPLRAPGQDPFAHLSLKDFL from the exons ATCTGATCCACTGCACCAACGAGATGAACGTGAACATCCCCCAGCTGGCTGATTCGCTGTTCGAGAGGACCACCAACACCAGCTGGGTGGTTGTGTTTAAGTCACTTATCACCACACACCACCTCATGGTCTACGGCAACGAG CGTTTTGTCCAGTACTTGGCTTCCAGGAATACACTATTCAACCTCAGTAATTTTTTGGACAAAAGTGGGTTACAAG GTTATGACATGTCCACGTTTATCAGGAGGTATAGTCGATACCTGAACGAGAAAGCCGTTTCGTACAGACAGGTCGCCTTTGACTTCACAAAAGTTAAACGCGG AGTGGACGGCGTGATGAGGACAATGAACACAGAGAAGCTGCTCAAGACTATCCCCATTATTCAGAACCAGATGGATGCCCTCCTCGATTTCAAT GTCAATGCCAACGAGCTGACTAATGGAGTCATCAATGCAGCCTTCATGCTCCTCTTCAAAGACTCCATCAGGCTCTTCGCTGCTTATAACGAAGGCATTATCAACCTGCTTG AGAAATACTTTGACATGAAGAAGACTCAGTGTAAAGAAGGTTTGGACATTTACAAGAAGTTTCTCACCCGAATGACCCGGATATCAGAGTTCCTCAAAGTAGCAGAG CAGGTGGGCATCGATCGAGGAGACATCCCAGACCTTTCACAG GCTCCCAGTAGCCTTCTCGAAGCTCTGGAGCAGCACTTGGCGTCTTTGGAGGGCAAGAAGGTCAAAGACTCCACTGCAGCCAGCAG GGCGAGCACTCTATCAAATGCAGTGTCATCACTGGCCAGCACGGGGATGTCTTTCACTAAAGTGGATGAGCGGGAGAAGCAGGCAGCTCTTGAAGAGGAACAGGCTCGACTCAAAGCTCTGAAG GAACAGAGGCTCAAAGAGCTTTCCAAGAGGCCCTCCTTTGCCACCACTGATACGTCACCGATCTCCACCACCGGGGGCACTATCAGCACAGCGCCAGCCATCGACCTCTTCTCTACACCCAGCTGCTCTAATGG TGCAGTGAAGATGGAGAGTGACCTTTTTGATCTGCAGTCAGGGTTCCAGCCCTCAATGCAATCAGGCTCAACAGGGCTTCCGGTGGCAACAGCGTGGGCAG ATCCTTTCACCTCTGCTGAAGCTGGAGATGAATCCATGCCAAACCTTAACCCTTTCCTCTCAAAACTCGTTGTCGATGCCACTCACTTACCTGTCGTGTCTTCAGACGGTGTTAGCTTTTCCTCTAGGACACCCGGTCATGAAGTGTTTGGTG GATACTCGACGCCACAGGCTCCTCCGCAGCAGTCAGCAGGGGGACTCCAAGTGGACTTTGAGTCCGTTTTTGGAACCAAGGCCACAGGCAGCAACATCCTCAATTCTGATG ATATTTCTGGGGGCATCCTGAAACCGACTCTCGCCGGCTCCAACCAGGCGTCCGGTCTGCTGCCAGATAAGCTGGTGTCAGATGACCTCGACTCCTCCCTGGCCAACCTTGTCGGCA ACCTCGGCATCGGGAACGGCATGATGAAAAA TGACATGCACTGGAGCCAGCCAGGGGAGAAGAGGATGACCGGCGGAACCAACTGGCAGCCCAAAGCAGCACCGAGCACGACCTGGAACCCCGTTTCCATG CCATCATCAGTCATGGCCTTCCCTGCCACCACGCCCACAAGCATGATGGGATATGGCATG CCTCCACAAATGGGCTCTATGGGGATGATGAATCCACCCACCATGATGTACTCCCAGCCTGTGATGAGGCCACCCAACCCCTTTGGCTCTGTGTCGAGTGCTCAGGTGGGTGCACAGCCGTCTGACCACGCCACCGAGCGGATGCATAATGAA CCCTCCGCAGCCTCTAGTCCTTCCAGCCAGAGTCCTCTCCGAGCCCCTGGACAGGACCCGTTTGCACACCTCTCTCTCAAGGATTTCTTGTAG
- the picalmb gene encoding phosphatidylinositol binding clathrin assembly protein b isoform X3, with product MSGQSITDRITAAQHSVTGSAVSKTVCKATTHEVMGPKKKHLDYLIHCTNEMNVNIPQLADSLFERTTNTSWVVVFKSLITTHHLMVYGNERFVQYLASRNTLFNLSNFLDKSGLQGYDMSTFIRRYSRYLNEKAVSYRQVAFDFTKVKRGVDGVMRTMNTEKLLKTIPIIQNQMDALLDFNVNANELTNGVINAAFMLLFKDSIRLFAAYNEGIINLLEKYFDMKKTQCKEGLDIYKKFLTRMTRISEFLKVAEQVGIDRGDIPDLSQAPSSLLEALEQHLASLEGKKVKDSTAASRASTLSNAVSSLASTGMSFTKVDEREKQAALEEEQARLKALKEQRLKELSKRPSFATTDTSPISTTGGTISTAPAIDLFSTPSCSNGAVKMESDLFDLQSGFQPSMQSGSTGLPVATAWADPFTSAEAGDESMPNLNPFLSKLVVDATHLPVVSSDGVSFSSRTPGHEVFGGYSTPQAPPQQSAGGLQVDFESVFGTKATGSNILNSDDISGGILKPTLAGSNQASGLLPDKLVSDDLDSSLANLVGNLGIGNGMMKNDMHWSQPGEKRMTGGTNWQPKAAPSTTWNPVSMPSSVMAFPATTPTSMMGYGMPPQMGSMGMMNPPTMMYSQPVMRPPNPFGSVSSAQPSAASSPSSQSPLRAPGQDPFAHLSLKDFL from the exons ATCTGATCCACTGCACCAACGAGATGAACGTGAACATCCCCCAGCTGGCTGATTCGCTGTTCGAGAGGACCACCAACACCAGCTGGGTGGTTGTGTTTAAGTCACTTATCACCACACACCACCTCATGGTCTACGGCAACGAG CGTTTTGTCCAGTACTTGGCTTCCAGGAATACACTATTCAACCTCAGTAATTTTTTGGACAAAAGTGGGTTACAAG GTTATGACATGTCCACGTTTATCAGGAGGTATAGTCGATACCTGAACGAGAAAGCCGTTTCGTACAGACAGGTCGCCTTTGACTTCACAAAAGTTAAACGCGG AGTGGACGGCGTGATGAGGACAATGAACACAGAGAAGCTGCTCAAGACTATCCCCATTATTCAGAACCAGATGGATGCCCTCCTCGATTTCAAT GTCAATGCCAACGAGCTGACTAATGGAGTCATCAATGCAGCCTTCATGCTCCTCTTCAAAGACTCCATCAGGCTCTTCGCTGCTTATAACGAAGGCATTATCAACCTGCTTG AGAAATACTTTGACATGAAGAAGACTCAGTGTAAAGAAGGTTTGGACATTTACAAGAAGTTTCTCACCCGAATGACCCGGATATCAGAGTTCCTCAAAGTAGCAGAG CAGGTGGGCATCGATCGAGGAGACATCCCAGACCTTTCACAG GCTCCCAGTAGCCTTCTCGAAGCTCTGGAGCAGCACTTGGCGTCTTTGGAGGGCAAGAAGGTCAAAGACTCCACTGCAGCCAGCAG GGCGAGCACTCTATCAAATGCAGTGTCATCACTGGCCAGCACGGGGATGTCTTTCACTAAAGTGGATGAGCGGGAGAAGCAGGCAGCTCTTGAAGAGGAACAGGCTCGACTCAAAGCTCTGAAG GAACAGAGGCTCAAAGAGCTTTCCAAGAGGCCCTCCTTTGCCACCACTGATACGTCACCGATCTCCACCACCGGGGGCACTATCAGCACAGCGCCAGCCATCGACCTCTTCTCTACACCCAGCTGCTCTAATGG TGCAGTGAAGATGGAGAGTGACCTTTTTGATCTGCAGTCAGGGTTCCAGCCCTCAATGCAATCAGGCTCAACAGGGCTTCCGGTGGCAACAGCGTGGGCAG ATCCTTTCACCTCTGCTGAAGCTGGAGATGAATCCATGCCAAACCTTAACCCTTTCCTCTCAAAACTCGTTGTCGATGCCACTCACTTACCTGTCGTGTCTTCAGACGGTGTTAGCTTTTCCTCTAGGACACCCGGTCATGAAGTGTTTGGTG GATACTCGACGCCACAGGCTCCTCCGCAGCAGTCAGCAGGGGGACTCCAAGTGGACTTTGAGTCCGTTTTTGGAACCAAGGCCACAGGCAGCAACATCCTCAATTCTGATG ATATTTCTGGGGGCATCCTGAAACCGACTCTCGCCGGCTCCAACCAGGCGTCCGGTCTGCTGCCAGATAAGCTGGTGTCAGATGACCTCGACTCCTCCCTGGCCAACCTTGTCGGCA ACCTCGGCATCGGGAACGGCATGATGAAAAA TGACATGCACTGGAGCCAGCCAGGGGAGAAGAGGATGACCGGCGGAACCAACTGGCAGCCCAAAGCAGCACCGAGCACGACCTGGAACCCCGTTTCCATG CCATCATCAGTCATGGCCTTCCCTGCCACCACGCCCACAAGCATGATGGGATATGGCATG CCTCCACAAATGGGCTCTATGGGGATGATGAATCCACCCACCATGATGTACTCCCAGCCTGTGATGAGGCCACCCAACCCCTTTGGCTCTGTGTCGAGTGCTCAG CCCTCCGCAGCCTCTAGTCCTTCCAGCCAGAGTCCTCTCCGAGCCCCTGGACAGGACCCGTTTGCACACCTCTCTCTCAAGGATTTCTTGTAG
- the picalmb gene encoding phosphatidylinositol binding clathrin assembly protein b isoform X2, with amino-acid sequence MSGQSITDRITAAQHSVTGSAVSKTVCKATTHEVMGPKKKHLDYLIHCTNEMNVNIPQLADSLFERTTNTSWVVVFKSLITTHHLMVYGNERFVQYLASRNTLFNLSNFLDKSGLQGYDMSTFIRRYSRYLNEKAVSYRQVAFDFTKVKRGVDGVMRTMNTEKLLKTIPIIQNQMDALLDFNVNANELTNGVINAAFMLLFKDSIRLFAAYNEGIINLLEKYFDMKKTQCKEGLDIYKKFLTRMTRISEFLKVAEQVGIDRGDIPDLSQAPSSLLEALEQHLASLEGKKVKDSTAASRASTLSNAVSSLASTGMSFTKVDEREKQAALEEEQARLKALKRLKELSKRPSFATTDTSPISTTGGTISTAPAIDLFSTPSCSNGAVKMESDLFDLQSGFQPSMQSGSTGLPVATAWADPFTSAEAGDESMPNLNPFLSKLVVDATHLPVVSSDGVSFSSRTPGHEVFGGYSTPQAPPQQSAGGLQVDFESVFGTKATGSNILNSDDISGGILKPTLAGSNQASGLLPDKLVSDDLDSSLANLVGNLGIGNGMMKNDMHWSQPGEKRMTGGTNWQPKAAPSTTWNPVSMPSSVMAFPATTPTSMMGYGMPPQMGSMGMMNPPTMMYSQPVMRPPNPFGSVSSAQVGAQPSDHATERMHNEPSAASSPSSQSPLRAPGQDPFAHLSLKDFL; translated from the exons ATCTGATCCACTGCACCAACGAGATGAACGTGAACATCCCCCAGCTGGCTGATTCGCTGTTCGAGAGGACCACCAACACCAGCTGGGTGGTTGTGTTTAAGTCACTTATCACCACACACCACCTCATGGTCTACGGCAACGAG CGTTTTGTCCAGTACTTGGCTTCCAGGAATACACTATTCAACCTCAGTAATTTTTTGGACAAAAGTGGGTTACAAG GTTATGACATGTCCACGTTTATCAGGAGGTATAGTCGATACCTGAACGAGAAAGCCGTTTCGTACAGACAGGTCGCCTTTGACTTCACAAAAGTTAAACGCGG AGTGGACGGCGTGATGAGGACAATGAACACAGAGAAGCTGCTCAAGACTATCCCCATTATTCAGAACCAGATGGATGCCCTCCTCGATTTCAAT GTCAATGCCAACGAGCTGACTAATGGAGTCATCAATGCAGCCTTCATGCTCCTCTTCAAAGACTCCATCAGGCTCTTCGCTGCTTATAACGAAGGCATTATCAACCTGCTTG AGAAATACTTTGACATGAAGAAGACTCAGTGTAAAGAAGGTTTGGACATTTACAAGAAGTTTCTCACCCGAATGACCCGGATATCAGAGTTCCTCAAAGTAGCAGAG CAGGTGGGCATCGATCGAGGAGACATCCCAGACCTTTCACAG GCTCCCAGTAGCCTTCTCGAAGCTCTGGAGCAGCACTTGGCGTCTTTGGAGGGCAAGAAGGTCAAAGACTCCACTGCAGCCAGCAG GGCGAGCACTCTATCAAATGCAGTGTCATCACTGGCCAGCACGGGGATGTCTTTCACTAAAGTGGATGAGCGGGAGAAGCAGGCAGCTCTTGAAGAGGAACAGGCTCGACTCAAAGCTCTGAAG AGGCTCAAAGAGCTTTCCAAGAGGCCCTCCTTTGCCACCACTGATACGTCACCGATCTCCACCACCGGGGGCACTATCAGCACAGCGCCAGCCATCGACCTCTTCTCTACACCCAGCTGCTCTAATGG TGCAGTGAAGATGGAGAGTGACCTTTTTGATCTGCAGTCAGGGTTCCAGCCCTCAATGCAATCAGGCTCAACAGGGCTTCCGGTGGCAACAGCGTGGGCAG ATCCTTTCACCTCTGCTGAAGCTGGAGATGAATCCATGCCAAACCTTAACCCTTTCCTCTCAAAACTCGTTGTCGATGCCACTCACTTACCTGTCGTGTCTTCAGACGGTGTTAGCTTTTCCTCTAGGACACCCGGTCATGAAGTGTTTGGTG GATACTCGACGCCACAGGCTCCTCCGCAGCAGTCAGCAGGGGGACTCCAAGTGGACTTTGAGTCCGTTTTTGGAACCAAGGCCACAGGCAGCAACATCCTCAATTCTGATG ATATTTCTGGGGGCATCCTGAAACCGACTCTCGCCGGCTCCAACCAGGCGTCCGGTCTGCTGCCAGATAAGCTGGTGTCAGATGACCTCGACTCCTCCCTGGCCAACCTTGTCGGCA ACCTCGGCATCGGGAACGGCATGATGAAAAA TGACATGCACTGGAGCCAGCCAGGGGAGAAGAGGATGACCGGCGGAACCAACTGGCAGCCCAAAGCAGCACCGAGCACGACCTGGAACCCCGTTTCCATG CCATCATCAGTCATGGCCTTCCCTGCCACCACGCCCACAAGCATGATGGGATATGGCATG CCTCCACAAATGGGCTCTATGGGGATGATGAATCCACCCACCATGATGTACTCCCAGCCTGTGATGAGGCCACCCAACCCCTTTGGCTCTGTGTCGAGTGCTCAGGTGGGTGCACAGCCGTCTGACCACGCCACCGAGCGGATGCATAATGAA CCCTCCGCAGCCTCTAGTCCTTCCAGCCAGAGTCCTCTCCGAGCCCCTGGACAGGACCCGTTTGCACACCTCTCTCTCAAGGATTTCTTGTAG